The nucleotide window CCCTGGCCATGCTCGACCTGAATCGAAGCAAACCAGCACCCCTCTTTAGTCCCGAGGTGGGGTCCCCTCGGACACAGCCTCGCCACCGGCGAGCGTCAGGACCAGCCGCAGTGAGAACACTGATTCCCCGCTGCCACGGCAGATCGCACTCCTGGCTCGGCGTCACGCCAACCTGCCAAAGCTGCGTCTTCATCTGGTCTCCCGCTCCTCAAACAGGGAGTCTGGAGAGCAGGTTTCCACCCACATCCGCTTTTAAATCTCATCTTGCTGCAGCAGGCCAGGAGACAGGGTATAAATCCCTTGAAATTGTCCTAGACGCTACCACGATCTGTACAAATCAGCAGTTTCAGCATCACTGGGACAGCCTAGCTCGCTTCCCATCCCAAGGCAGTCCCTGCGCCGGGTGTCTGCTGGGTGACCCACCTCATCCCCCAGCTAAGCTGGGCGTTTTGCTACacctcgattttttttttttttcctttcgaaACAGTTTCatgttaaatgtaaaaaaaaacaaacaaaaaaaagagacaggagaTTAAAAGCTCAAAGCTAGGTTCCAAAAGCTTCACAAACCTGTCCCATTCctgaaaaacccaaacatttaaaGCTTGTTCTTGGCTAACTTTATTATTAATTACTCCTGTTTCTCAAGTGAGCCGGATGATTGAATCAGGCTTTGGTCCTTAAGAGGGACGGACTGTCCGGCTCCCAGGCCCCGCTGTTCTCATGCCAGCTACCGACCTCACACGGTGAGTCAGTCCCGACAGATATCCAGCCCCGGGTGGTATTTCCTCGGGATTTGCACCAGCAAGGTTCTCCTCCAAGATGAAAACACGCCACTGCAACAATACAACCCCTTCCCACTTGCCGTGTCGTCTCTCAGTGAAAGGTTTACCAGGTTATTTGTCTCCTAGGTCCACAAGGCAGAACGGGAAACCCTGGCAAGCCAGGACCGAAGGGGAAAGCGGGAGCCGTCGGCAAGGCTGGCCCCCGAGGGCCCAAGGGTTTAAAGGGCAATCCTGGGAAAAACGGGGCACCGGGAAAGAAGGGGCCCAAAGGGAGCAAGGGTGAGGCGGGGATGCCGGGGCCCTGCACCTGTAACGCCAACAGAGCCAAATCTGCCTTCTCCGTGGCCGTCTCCAAGAGCTACCCAAGGGAAAGGCTGCCCATCAAGTTCGACAGGATCCTGATGAACGAGGGAGGACATTACAATGCTTCCAGTGGAAAATTTATATGCAGCATCCCAGGTATTTACTACTTCACTTACGACATCACTTTGGCCAACAAACATTTGGCCATTGGCTTGGTCCACAACGGGCAGTACCGGATCAAGACTTTCGACGCCAACACCGGCAACCACGACGTGGCCTCCGGATCAACCATCCTTTCTCTGAAGCAGGAGGATGAGGTCTGGCTGCAGATCTTCTACTCGGAACAAAATGGGCTCTTTTATGATCCCTACTGGACAGACAGCCTATTTACTGGCTTCCTGATATACCCCGATCAAGATTATCTCAATGAAATATAAGACGAGAAACTAGCCTGTGGGGCACAAATAGGGAACCCACGAGACCTCAGTCCAGCAAAGCGCAGCCCGTACATGGACACGTGTGGGACTGTCACACAGTTCTGCATGTTTGGTGCTAACAGCCTGTGTTGGCTATTTAGATATCTACTTGACGTCATCAGCTAGTGCGCAGGGTACCAGGACCAGCGGGCCTCGCCTTCAAGCAGCCTCATGAATCTCTACATCCCGAAGGCACCCACTGTGTTTTCCATGATTCCGACACGCCGTGGACATGTAACTCCCACACTGGTGCAGCATGCTTTGATGCACTATCACCATTCCAAAGCACGGAAACCAACCGCCACCTCCCGAACGCCGAGCTCAGAACTGCCACCAATGCTGGAGACGGCATTGCCGCGCCTCCTCCCCTGCACCCCACAACAGCAACAATCCCGGCCAAGACAGCGCCGGGCTCTGCCAGCTGCTTAAAGGTCAGGAAGGTGTCAGCTAACGTTATAAAAGCAAGAGCAGCTCTCGGCCTCCTCAAAGCAGTGCTAACAAGCAAAGGTGAGGACGCTGCAGAGAGCTCTCCTTTCTGAGGCCGGAGGTGGGACTCCCCGTAAGACACGAGCTGGGGCGTTCCTCGGGTTTTGGTCCCGACGTGCCAGCGCCGGAGTCCTGCCGCTGTCCCCAGACGAGCGCTGGTAAGCTGCGGCCAGAGCCCGGACCGGGCTGTGCCAGCCGAATACCCGCGGGCCGCGGGCGAGCTGCGCGGGTCAGGCTCAGCTGTCAGGGAACCTTCCCTCCCGAACCAGACCCGCTGACCGCCCGCCCTCCACCCCTGTGTCCTGCGTGGGAAGGAGAAACCTCCTGGTGCTGCCGAGATCCTCCCCAAGAGCTCATGCCACAGCTGGACCCTGCCTCACTGCAGCTTCGCTTCTTTGATGTTGTGTGTCAAGTACTACAGGTGTTCCACAATCAACGTTTTGGTTCTAAACTGTatggaaaaaaagccagaaaagtcAAAAGCTGAACTTTAGCTCAGATGAGGGTTTTGCTTTTGCTCAGCTGAgcttagcaatttttttttcctcctctgcatcAGCTGATAGAGAGACATGCTCCGACACAGCTCGCTACCGCAGAGTGAGGAGAGCTCTCCTGCGATGAAGCcgcccagcctggctgccttgCCCCAGGGTGTCCCACGCTCCTGTAGCAGaggtctctgctgcagcagccggGTGGAaggagcctcctcctcctcagacaCGTCTTCTTGGCTTCCAGTCACATTCCTCATCTTCTTCATCGCTTCGTGAAAAGCCTCATGAACTTCCAGCTCCCCGAAGCCTCGTATTTAGGCGTTGAATGAGCATGCCATAAagagattccccccccccaatcttaCAAGTCAAAATATTTGCATGATTTTCATGAAATACAGCAATTGTGTTAtatcttacaaaaatattttcaaataggtattttataaaataaagctGAACAGAAGCACTGCCGGAATAGCCTTGATAGTTACAGAAGTGCTGTCCCAGAAGGCGTTTCAGAACTGCGTCAGATCCCGCAGACGCTGCTGAGTCCAGCGATGGATTTTGCAGGGGCTGGTGCAACAGGAGCatctccccccacccagcccctggCTGGGGAGCGCGCGGAGCCTTCTGCTCTCCGTGCAAGAAAACCCCCAAGGTGGCAGGGCAGGATCGGCCCGGTCCCCTGAGGATGCTCCGGCAGGCAGCACGCGTCCCTTCCCTGTCAGCAGGCGTGGTGGCTTTGGGGCGACAGTTGGActtctcagaggtcttttccaaccttcatgattcttgGATTCCCTGGTGGTGCTTCAGTAGCGCGTTTTTCCAGAGCTCCCTCGTTTGGGGTGCCCCGGGGTGCGTCTGCAGGCAGCCCAAGGGGTGGTGGGACACGCGGGGGGACCTGGCCCTGCCAGACCAGCTCGCCCCCGACATGCCCTTGGCCTCTCCAGAGCAGGCCCCACAGCGAGCGCTTCCACCCCGCATCAGCCCTTTTGGGGGGCACCAGCCAGCCGCCCCAGGTGAGGAGCGAGGGAAGCCACCAGCTGCAGGGTGAAGCGTCCTTCTCGTTCCAACGAAGAGGAAAACCTGCAAGTGAGTCTTTGCAGCCTGGAATATCAAAACACAGACGGCAACGAGAAGCGCTGACACCCATAGCGCTGGCTCTCAGTCTGGGGCTACAAGGGCCTTCCTGCAGGAGCGGCCCCGGACCACCGGCCCCAGGACCACCAGGTCACAGTGCTGCTCCGGCACTGCACTGCTcagaccccagccccgggcacccgCTGCCATCGAGGACTCCGAGTGATGGAAAAGCCAAACTAATAAAATACAGCAGGCAAGAGGAACAGCTTCTCCAGATTGCTTAACGTCGCGCTGGGCTGGCGTCACTCAGAGATCCCACGCATCGTATTCCTGTGAAAGAGGCAGGAGCATTTGCAGCGAGACACGCGGGTTCTGCTTGCACAGGTTCCTCTGAAGAAAGTAAATTTCCTCTTATGACACCCGAAGAGCAACCTGCGTGCCGAACCAAACATCCCcgctcagcccagccctgcaagaAGAATCATCCCAAGCAGCCgcgggctcctgcctggccccgagaggagggagggagggagggatgtcTCCTTACTCCAGAAACACAAAGTTCCTAGAAAACCACCAGATGAAGAGCTCTGGTTTTCACAGCCAAGCCGTCTCAAGAGAGCACCGCTCCCACGCAGGCTGCtggccccagcccaggcagctgcccACAACGCCGGCACAGTGGGAGAAGAACACGGGACAgctcgggttggaagggacctctgaaggtcacctGCTCCCGCCccgagcagagctgggcaggctgGCGACTGGGCGAATGCATGCGCAGATGCCACCGGGAAGGCAGGAGGAGCCTCCCAAAGCCCCTTTCCTCCCCTTCGGGGCCAGCCTGCACAGCAGGACCTCAAGGGGTTCTCCAtagggtttggtggggttttttttaaaccatacaTTTCAATgctaacaaagaaaaagaaaacatcaaaaaataTTTCCACTGTGACAAATCGGTGTTTGGACTCGGTGCACGGCGGGAAGTGGAGGGAAGGCGGCGGAGCGAGGTGGCATCTCCCCGGTGCAGCCCCAGCCACGCGCCCGGCACGCTGCCGAGCTCCAGCGCCCACCCCACCGACCCCACGGGTCCCAGTCGCATCTCGGGGGACCAAGGAGCATCCAGGCACATTCCCCCATCCCCCGGCTGAGCGGCGCAGGACCTCTGCAAGGAAGGGCGTGATCCCAGGGTTTCCCATTCCCACGCAAACCGCTGGCTCGGAGGAGGAGCGAGGAGATGAGCGCCCAGACAGGAAGGAGAGGGGACCAGGGGATGGGGTGCTTCaagggggggctcagggggctgGCTCGTGCAAGGTGCCCACTCTTGGGCGCGACGCTCGGATGTTTGAGGCTGCCGGGCAGCGGCAGGCCCACAAGCGCCCCGGGGCAAGGCACAAGCATCCCCACTGAACCCACCCAGCACCCGCAGAAGGCTGGGACCTGCAGCCGTTAAAAGGCCTTGGCACAaagcagctctccagaccacgcAGCAGTATTTTCCTTACACCCTGCAATACCGTCTGCAACACTGCCCTTTACTTGCCCTGTCACAGGCTCcgtccggcacggacacacacccagcagcagctccctggggtcAGACCCTGCATACCAGCCAGGCTGGATAATTACAGCTCCGAAGGACACCCCTAATCCTTCAACAGtgtcttcagaaaataaataaaaaaagaaatccatagcTCGCTGCTACCAACAGCGGAGGAAAGCCGGCTGCAGCTCTCCGACCCACGAACCCCGCGGGGAAAGCCCTGCTCTCGCTGTCTCTGCCTGCTGCGAGGGCTCGGAGCTCCCACGCCTCCCATCAGCTGGGTGATGGTTTGGGGCACAGCCAAGTCAGCACAGCGAGGGCACGGCTCCCCACGGCTCACGGCATCTTCCCCCCGGCACTTCTTGCCGGATCAggccctccctgcccagccccaccagtGCCAGCTCTCGGAGGGAACAGGACACACCAGACTTGGGCACAGCCCCACAAACCGCATCATCCCAGCTGGACGCTGCTGAAGGACAAGGCCCTGCTTACCTCTCGCTGCCTGGGGCTGTGCCTGTGCCTCCTTGCTCGGTGCTGGCTTCAGATCCCTCCACAAACCAGTGCCTGAAGCTGCAGAAAACCAGCCCAGTAGCAAAATGTGTCCAGCAAGGTAGGTCAGGTAACAAAAATGTGTGAGAAGCAACAGAAGAACCACACAGGCAAGGCAGCAGAAGGTGTAGGTGGACATGGAGACCCAGAGCTgataaagctgctgctgctcctcctcctcatcagCTGGAAACCATTCCACTCCGTAAAAGCCCTCAAACTGGCTCCAATtagtgctccagctgctgccaagcCAATCTGGTGCTGGGATGCTGGTGAGAGGGGAGGCACCTGGGCAGCAGCAAGCTGGGCTGCTCGCCTGGGGAGGGGGACCCCGGAGTGCTCCCCGTTAGCCCGGCTGCGCGGTGGGTTTCTGGCTGTGTGGTGGGTTTCTGGCTCCTGGAGCTGTGGAAGCAGTGTGCTGGGCAGGGCCTGCTGATGCATCCCGCTCCAGTCTGCTGAGCCAGCCGCCGGGCTGCAGCCGCGGGGCTCGGCGTCCGGggcacagagctgcagggacCCCGACAGCACCTCGGGTGTGAAACTCGGGAAGGGTGAGGGTCCTCGGGCTCCCGGGGCGAGGCGGCAGCTGACGGcgaaggggcaggccacttgggaagaatacaggaatgtggtcagagcatgcagggatgccacgaggaaggccaaggcccacctggaattgaagctggcaagggatgtcaaaaacaacaagaagggcttcttcaactccatcagcagcaaaaggaaggccagggccaatgtggggccactgctggatgaggcgggtgtcctggtgacggaggatgcggagaaggcagagctact belongs to Opisthocomus hoazin isolate bOpiHoa1 chromosome 23, bOpiHoa1.hap1, whole genome shotgun sequence and includes:
- the C1QTNF2 gene encoding complement C1q tumor necrosis factor-related protein 2, whose protein sequence is MVSHQNKQLPQPGRKIPITSHFPASPYWGALPHPHTLAPTVTTASCLLLAGCAMISAVLLLWTVPCVANHIVGGFAEGARREGPQLACSLPGPPGPPGPPGAPGAPGTVGRMGFPGKDGQDGKDGDKGEHGDEGPQGRTGNPGKPGPKGKAGAVGKAGPRGPKGLKGNPGKNGAPGKKGPKGSKGEAGMPGPCTCNANRAKSAFSVAVSKSYPRERLPIKFDRILMNEGGHYNASSGKFICSIPGIYYFTYDITLANKHLAIGLVHNGQYRIKTFDANTGNHDVASGSTILSLKQEDEVWLQIFYSEQNGLFYDPYWTDSLFTGFLIYPDQDYLNEI